From a single Lolium rigidum isolate FL_2022 chromosome 7, APGP_CSIRO_Lrig_0.1, whole genome shotgun sequence genomic region:
- the LOC124672354 gene encoding probable carboxylesterase 2 — protein sequence MRHAKTWAPSSSLRAILLFDRPGARSQGKAAIMDSEIEYELPGLIRVHKSGFVERLQGTETSPPSPSGDPATGVASKDVVLGDPASNVSVRLYLPSNAAAEPGKKLPVVVFYYGGAFVVSTAATVIYHRYAASLAAAVPAVVVSVNYRLAPETPLPAAYDDVFAGLKAVVAACRPDGAEPWLATYGDASRIVLAGDSAGANLAHHTAVRLRKEPIEGYGDEVRGVALLYSYFWGKEPLGGEPADAAVRGRFERSWEVACDGKFGPDHPYINPFSAPQEEWRQLGCRRVLVTTGELCWFVERSRAYVEAIKACGWDGELDFYETKGKGHVYFLFNPDCEEAIKDLAVVADFVRRC from the exons ATGAGACATGCAA AAACATGGGCACCCTCCTCGTCGCTCCGCGCCATTTTGCTCTTCGATCGCCCCGGCGCGCGAAGCCAAGGGAAGGCCGCCATCATGGACTCCGAAATCGAGTACGAGCTGCCCGGTCTCATCCGCGTGCACAAGAGCGGCTTCGTGGAGCGCCTGCAAGGCACCGAGACCTCCCCGCCCTCCCCCTCCGGGGACCCCGCCACCGGCGTCGCCTCCAAGGACGTCGTCCTAGGAGACCCCGCGTCCAACGTCTCCGTCCGCCTCTACCTTCCCTCCAACGCCGCCGCGGAGCCCGGCAAGAAGCTCCCCGTTGTCGTCTTCTACTACGGCGGCGCATTCGTGGTCAGCACCGCCGCCACCGTGATCTACCACAGGTACgccgcctccctcgccgccgcggtCCCTGCCGTCGTCGTATCCGTCAACTACCGCCTCGCTCCGGAGACCCCGCTCCCGGCAGCCTACGACGACGTCTTCGCGGGCCTCAAGGCGGTCGTCGCCGCGTGCCGTCCGGACGGCGCGGAGCCCTGGCTCGCGACGTACGGCGACGCATCCCgcatcgtcctcgccggcgacagCGCCGGCGCCAACCTGGCGCACCACACCGCGGTAAGGCTTCGGAAGGAACCTATCGAGGGGTACGGCGACGAGGTCCGCGGCGTCGCGCTCCTGTACTCCTACTTCTGGGGGAAAGAGCCGCTGGGCGGGGAGCCCGCAGACGCCGCCGTCCGCGGCAGGTTCGAGCGCTCCTGGGAGGTCGCCTGCGACGGCAAGTTCGGCCCCGACCACCCGTACATCAACCCGTTTTCGGCGCCGCAGGAGGAGTGGAGGCAGCTCGGGTGCCGCCGCGTGCTGGTCACCACCGGAGAACTCTGCTGGTTCGTGGAGAGGTCGCGCGCCTACGTAGAGGCGATCAAGGCGTGCGGGTGGGACGGCGAGCTCGACTTCTACGAGACCAAGGGCAAGGGACACGTATACTTCTTGTTCAACCCTGACTGCGAAGAGGCCATCAAGGACCTCGCCGTCGTGGCGGACTTCGTCAGGCGCTGCTGA